The following coding sequences lie in one Chelonia mydas isolate rCheMyd1 chromosome 6, rCheMyd1.pri.v2, whole genome shotgun sequence genomic window:
- the ASCL2 gene encoding achaete-scute homolog 2 encodes MNGGPIAAAMQQPPPPCTSFPLHGCGAGSLGMKFQPMPGAVSSSVPQQQLLVAAKGPAQNPSSSAARCKGSKRRSGSPELLRCKRRLAFPGLAGQPQPPAGGAAAVARRNERERNRVKLVNLGFQTLRQHVPNGAASKKMSKVETLRSAVEYIRALQQLLDEHDAVSAAFHDGLLPPARAAPGGGGCSYSSASPSFASASSSSGGREGSSVPGSPHSAYSSDESGYEGALSPEERELLDFTSWIGSY; translated from the coding sequence ATGAACGGCGGGCCAATAGCAGCTGCCATGCAACAGCCACCCCCGCCTTGCACAAGTTTTCCCTTGCACGGATGCGGCGCCGGTTCCTTGGGGATGAAGTTCCAGCCGATGCCAGGAGCAGTCTCCTCCTCGGTgccgcagcagcagctgctggtggccGCTAAGGGCCCGGCTCAGAACCCCAGCTCCTCCGCGGCGCGCTGCAAAGGCTCCAAGCGGCGCTCCGGCTCGCCCGAGCTGCTGCGCTGCAAGAGGCGCCTGGCTTTCCCGGGGCTGGCCGGGCAGCCGCAGCCGCCGGCGGGGGGAGCAGCGGCCGTGGCCCGACGCAACGAGCGCGAGAGGAACCGGGTGAAGCTGGTCAACCTGGGCTTCCAGACCCTGCGCCAGCACGTGCCCAACGGCGCCGCCAGCAAGAAGATGAGCAAGGTGGAGACGCTGCGCTCGGCCGTGGAGTACATCcgagccctgcagcagctgctggacgAGCACGACGCCGTCAGCGCCGCCTTCCACGACGGCCTCCTGCCTCCCGCGCGGGCCGcccccggcggcggcggctgctcctACTCCTCCGCGTCGCCCTCcttcgcctccgcctcctcctcctccggcgGCCGGGAGGGCAGCTCCGTGCCGGGCTCCCCGCACTCGGCTTATTCCTCGGATGAGAGCGGCTACGAGGGGGCGCTGAGCCCCGAGGAGCGCGAGCTGCTGGACTTCACTAGCTGGATCGGGAGCTACTGA